The genomic segment TAGCTATCCAGGAACTGCGGCCCAACGGCCTCAATCATTTCGATCGACACCAGTTTGTCGAATTGCCCGGTCAGGTCACGGTAGTCATCAAACAGCAGGGTGATACGGTCTTCCAGGCCTTCGGCTTTCACCCGCTCTTTGGCCAGCTCCAGTTGCTCCCGGGAGATGGTGGTAGTGGTTACATGACAGCCATAGTGCTTGGCGGCGTGAATGGCAAAACCGCCCCAGCCGGTGCCAATTTCGATCACCCGGTCTTCTGGCTGAAGGTCCAGCTTCTTGCAGATGGTGTCCAGTTTGTAGACCGCAGCATCTTCGAGGGTCGAATCAGAGCTCGGATAGATGGCTGAGGAATACATCATGGTCGGGTCGAGGAAGAGCTGGAACAGGTCGTTGTCCAGATCGTAGTGGGCACTGATGTTCTTGCGCGAACCGGCTGGAGTGTTGCGATTCAGCCAATGAAGCGCTTTCAAAGTCGGTTTGCTTACCCAGCTGAACTTGTCTTCAAAGGCGTTCATGGTGTCGAGGTTCCTGCTGAAAAAACGCAGGAGGGCGGTCAAGTCCGGAGAGCTCCAGTCGCCTGCAACAAAGGACTCGGCGGCGCCAACGCTGCCACCAGTAACCAGATCACGCCAGGTAGTGTGATCATGGATGACCAGCTCCGCCACCGGATACTGAGGGTCGCCGTCGCCATAGACCAGATCCTCAACCCCTTGCTCTTTGACCACCAACTTGCCATGGCTGAGTCGAGACAGCTG from the Marinobacter sp. LQ44 genome contains:
- a CDS encoding SAM-dependent methyltransferase, with product MENLNTSVDSQRTGLTPLVSRIAKQLVCQQLSRLSHGKLVVKEQGVEDLVYGDGDPQYPVAELVIHDHTTWRDLVTGGSVGAAESFVAGDWSSPDLTALLRFFSRNLDTMNAFEDKFSWVSKPTLKALHWLNRNTPAGSRKNISAHYDLDNDLFQLFLDPTMMYSSAIYPSSDSTLEDAAVYKLDTICKKLDLQPEDRVIEIGTGWGGFAIHAAKHYGCHVTTTTISREQLELAKERVKAEGLEDRITLLFDDYRDLTGQFDKLVSIEMIEAVGPQFLDSYLTQISALLKPDGLALVQAINMPEQRYERALKNVDFIQRYIFPGSFIPSFGAIITSMRRGSDLVLTHSEDFGFHYARTLRDWCDRFMAHRNILLERGYDEAFQRLWHFYFAYCEAGFSERAIGVAHLVLAKPANKRANILSL